A single genomic interval of Dromiciops gliroides isolate mDroGli1 chromosome 1, mDroGli1.pri, whole genome shotgun sequence harbors:
- the RHBDD3 gene encoding rhomboid domain-containing protein 3, which translates to MAPSRERQVPVIQMIRGLPLASSLLLLLLCCLWVLGAGPSLALDLDLLLGHWQVYRLLTFPLGHKALPALLLSLLLFPTLGWYQESHLGTVRYVHASALGALATGLLYLLLASLGVPGAGSRACGYTPIHLALLSAQHRSRPRLPGGVLPPLLLLALMHLVSSEPPFLLQLCGLLTGLAHSAGVFRPLELSERRLQALQKAGVCRALEGSSLLCFIPAPGSPLELPVIRPAGLRHSDPGALGHLVPGLWSSAPAPGLLSPGLGAGPSLFDAAIFEGAPSWDAPSLPLETPLWSQGERANEELLQAAIRASLQDEPLRPAQEELRLSKSSVSSLRLQQLERMGFSMEQAVVALAATGRVEGAVSLLVEGQVGDAAQVTAVGRSEPPREGPLPPAQK; encoded by the exons ATGGCACCCAGCAGAGAACGCCAGGTCCCAGTGATCCAGATGATCCGGGGGCTGCCCCTGGCCTCctctcttctgctgctgctgctctgctGTCTGTGGGTGTTGGGGGCTGGCCCAAGTTTGGCCCTGGACCTGGACCTGCTGCTTGGACATTGGCAGG TGTACCGGCTGCTGACCTTCCCCTTGGGCCACAAGGCCCTCCCCGCCCTGTTGCTGAGCctgcttctcttccccaccctggGCTGGTATCAAGAGAGTCACCTGGGCACTGTGCGCTATGTCCATGCCTCGGCCCTGGGGGCCCTGGCCACTGGGCTGCTCTACCTGCTTCTGGCCAGCCTTGGGGTGCCCGGGGCAGGGAGCAGGGCCTGCGGTTACACGCCCATCCACCTGGCTCTGCTGTCGGCTCAGCACCGCAGCCGGCCCAGGCTGCCAGGGGGAGTGTTGCCGCCCCTGCTGCTGCTGGCGCTGATGCACCTTGTGAGCTCCGAGCCCCCCTTTCTTCTCCAGCTGTGCGGCCTCCTCACCGGCCTGGCCC ACTCTGCCGGGGTCTTCCGCCCACTGGAGCTCTCTGAGCGCAGGCTCCAAGCCCTGCAGAAGGCTGGTGTTTGCAGGGCACTGGAGGGCAGCTCTCTGTTGTGCTTCATCCCAGCCCCAGGCAGCCCATTGGAGCTGCCAGTCATCCGCCCTGCTGGGCTAAG ACATAGTGATCCTGGCGCTCTTGGGCATTTAGTGCCAGGACTCTGGTCCTCCGCCCCTGCCCCAGGCCTCCTCTCTCCTGGCCTGGGCGCTGGGCCCTCCTTGTTTGATGCCGCCATCTTTGAAGGGGCCCCGTCGTGGGATGCCCCCAGCCTCCCTCTGGAGACCCCCCTCTGGAGCCAGGGAGAGCGTGCGAATGAGGAGCTGCTGCAGGCCGCCATCCGCGCTTCCCTTCAGGACGAGCCCTTGAGGCCTGCGCAGGAGGAGCTGAGATTGTCCAAGTCCTCGGTCTCCTCCCTAAG GCTGCAACAGCTGGAGCGCATGGGATTCTCCATGGAGCAGGCGGTGGTAGCGCTCGCAGCCACAGGGCGCGTGGAAGGGGCCGTCTCCCTTCTGGTTGAAGGGCAGGTGGGCGATGCAGCCCAGGTGACCGCAGTGGGCAGAAGTGAGCCTCCCAGGGAGGGCCCCCTTCCACCTGCCCAGAAATAG